The proteins below are encoded in one region of Aequorivita iocasae:
- a CDS encoding CoA-binding protein, protein MKKTLVLGASLNPGRYSNLAINRLVSYGHTVEAVGLKKGIVAGVEISTEKEQFKDIDTVTLYLNPKRQEEYYGYIVSLKPKRVIFNPGTENPEFYDILKKNNIEIEIACTLVLLGTNQY, encoded by the coding sequence ATGAAGAAAACACTAGTACTAGGCGCTAGCCTAAATCCTGGGCGCTATTCTAACCTTGCAATAAACAGATTGGTAAGTTATGGCCACACTGTGGAAGCAGTGGGTTTAAAAAAGGGTATTGTTGCCGGTGTCGAGATTTCCACAGAAAAGGAACAATTTAAGGACATTGACACCGTGACACTCTATTTAAATCCCAAACGCCAAGAGGAATATTATGGGTATATTGTTTCGTTAAAGCCGAAGCGCGTCATTTTTAATCCGGGTACGGAAAACCCTGAGTTTTATGATATTCTCAAAAAGAACAATATTGAAATTGAGATTGCCTGTACCTTAGTTCTTTTGGGTACGAATCAATATTAG
- the recR gene encoding recombination mediator RecR has protein sequence MEFSSKLLENAVNEMSQLPGIGKRTALRLVLHLLKQSKEQTQNLTASLLKMREEINFCANCHNISDAKLCEICANPRRDEQLVCVVEDIRDVMAIENTSQYRGHYHVLGGKISPMDGIGPGDLTIPSLVEKVKSGNVRELIFALSSTMEGDTTNFYIYKQIEPYHITTTTIARGISVGDELEYADEVTLGRSILHRIPFESSLKST, from the coding sequence ATGGAATTTTCTTCAAAACTTCTTGAAAACGCAGTAAACGAAATGTCCCAACTCCCCGGAATTGGTAAACGTACCGCCCTGCGATTGGTGCTTCACTTACTAAAACAATCTAAAGAACAAACTCAAAACTTAACCGCTAGTTTGCTGAAAATGCGCGAGGAAATAAACTTTTGCGCAAATTGCCACAATATTAGCGATGCCAAGCTTTGTGAAATATGTGCCAATCCGCGCCGCGATGAACAATTGGTTTGTGTGGTTGAGGACATACGCGATGTAATGGCCATTGAAAATACCAGTCAATACCGTGGCCACTACCACGTGTTGGGCGGAAAAATTTCCCCGATGGATGGCATTGGCCCTGGCGATTTGACCATTCCATCTTTAGTTGAGAAAGTAAAATCCGGAAACGTGCGCGAACTTATTTTTGCGCTCAGTTCTACCATGGAAGGGGACACTACTAATTTTTATATCTATAAACAGATTGAGCCATACCATATAACCACCACCACCATTGCCCGTGGCATTTCAGTTGGCGATGAGCTTGAATATGCAGATGAGGTTACGCTGGGCCGAAGCATCCTGCACCGTATTCCTTTTGAATCTTCATTAAAAAGCACATAA
- a CDS encoding 3-oxoacyl-ACP synthase III family protein, whose product MYTSKITGLGYYVPENVVTNDDLSKLMDTNDAWIQERTGIKERRHIKKGDGNSTSVMAVKASTIALERAKLKPTDIDMIVFATLSPDMYFPGGGVEVQEMMGMRTIPALDVRNQCSGFVYALSVADQFVKTGMHKNILVIGSENHSGGLDMTTRGRNVSVIFGDGAGAAVVSRNETGKGGILSTHLHSEGQHKNELSLQGPSTSHWVPEIIAENPQENIPYYPVMNGQFVFKHAIVRFAEVIQEGLEANNLKVEDIDMLIPHQANLRISQFIQHKLKLTDDQVFNNIQKYGNTTAASIPIALTEAWEEGKIKEGDLVVLAAFGSGFTWGSAIIRW is encoded by the coding sequence ATGTACACTTCAAAAATTACCGGTTTGGGATATTACGTACCCGAAAACGTGGTTACCAATGACGATCTTTCAAAATTAATGGATACCAACGATGCTTGGATCCAGGAACGTACGGGCATAAAAGAAAGAAGACATATAAAAAAGGGCGATGGCAACTCTACTTCGGTAATGGCAGTAAAAGCTTCAACCATCGCTTTGGAACGCGCCAAACTTAAACCTACTGATATTGATATGATTGTTTTTGCCACGCTAAGTCCCGATATGTATTTTCCCGGCGGTGGGGTAGAAGTACAAGAAATGATGGGAATGCGAACCATTCCCGCATTGGATGTACGCAACCAGTGCAGTGGTTTTGTGTATGCACTTTCCGTGGCCGATCAATTTGTGAAAACGGGAATGCACAAAAATATTTTGGTAATTGGCAGTGAAAACCATAGTGGCGGACTGGATATGACCACGCGCGGAAGAAATGTTTCCGTAATTTTTGGTGATGGCGCCGGTGCAGCGGTAGTTTCAAGGAATGAAACTGGAAAAGGTGGTATTCTCTCCACCCATCTTCACAGCGAAGGACAACATAAAAACGAGCTGTCATTGCAAGGACCGAGTACTAGTCATTGGGTGCCAGAAATTATTGCTGAAAATCCCCAAGAAAATATACCTTATTATCCAGTGATGAACGGTCAGTTCGTTTTTAAACACGCCATTGTCCGTTTTGCTGAGGTTATTCAAGAAGGATTGGAAGCTAATAATTTGAAGGTTGAAGATATTGATATGTTGATTCCGCATCAAGCAAATCTTCGTATTTCTCAATTTATTCAGCACAAATTGAAGCTTACCGACGATCAAGTTTTCAATAACATTCAAAAATATGGTAACACTACCGCTGCATCCATTCCAATCGCACTCACGGAAGCGTGGGAAGAAGGAAAAATCAAGGAAGGCGATCTGGTGGTCTTGGCAGCCTTTGGAAGTGGCTTTACGTGGGGAAGTGCTATTATTAGGTGGTAA
- a CDS encoding alpha/beta hydrolase family protein produces the protein MKKLIAIAILLHLSGSFVAQEKLTYQKPPKEILELVEAPLAPSVWIDSNGENVVLFYRDAYKSIAELSEAELRLGGLRINPKTNIGSRTRFYNNIKVKKASEKDARQVSGIPSNPRLSNFTISPNQKMVAFLNTVEDGVQLWLADIENGTAKQLSNLKVNANMGNPINWFKDGSAVLVNVIPPDRKELINTDEAVPDGPTITVSDGEKAQNRTYQDLLSSPNDEYNFEQLALSEIKKISVEGKVSDFLPTAMYDELDFSPDGNYVMVNTIKRPFSYIVPYSRFPFETNIYNNEGKLIQKVNDVPLNEVEPKGFMATRMGKRRMEWRADKPATLYWAEAMDKGDPEVKVDYRDAVYELPAPFNGQEKLLLKTQNRYSGIIWGNDNLALASDYWWNNRNTKSYLFNPSNASETPKIIFDRNYQDRYNDPGNFVTTRNDFDERVLEMVDGNAFLMGDGFSEEGQFPFIDEFNLKTQKTKRIYKSEYTDKLENLNSAIDLKKGKILVRIESQNEYPNYYFRNIKKKNDLTPVTSFENPFKSIQNVHKEVISYKRDDGLELEGTLYLPIGYDMQKKEKMPMLLWAYPREFKDKNSASQNTTNPNEFIYPYYGSPIYWVTQGYVVLDDAAFPIVGEGDEEPNDTFRTQLVGNAKAAIDAVDKMGYIDRNRVGVGGHSYGAFMVANLLSHSDLFAAGIARSGAYNRTLTPFGFQSEERSYWDSPETYNTMSPFMHADKMKTPLLLIHGEADNNSGTYPLQSERYFNALKGLGATARLVMLPKESHGYSAKESILHMLWEQDQWLDKYVKNKNEKPIHVSDEIKQ, from the coding sequence ATGAAAAAACTCATCGCAATTGCCATCCTTCTTCATCTATCAGGAAGTTTTGTTGCACAGGAAAAACTCACCTATCAAAAACCTCCAAAGGAAATTCTGGAACTTGTGGAGGCGCCCTTAGCACCTTCGGTTTGGATTGATAGCAACGGTGAAAATGTAGTTCTTTTTTATCGCGATGCCTATAAATCTATTGCCGAACTTTCTGAAGCTGAATTGCGGTTGGGCGGACTTCGCATAAACCCCAAAACCAACATCGGCAGCAGAACCCGGTTTTATAATAATATAAAAGTGAAAAAGGCTTCCGAAAAAGACGCTCGGCAAGTATCCGGAATACCCAGCAATCCACGGCTTTCAAACTTTACCATTTCACCTAACCAAAAAATGGTTGCCTTTTTGAATACGGTGGAAGATGGTGTACAGCTTTGGCTTGCGGATATTGAAAACGGTACCGCCAAACAACTCAGCAATCTAAAAGTGAACGCGAATATGGGCAATCCAATTAATTGGTTTAAAGACGGCAGCGCCGTGTTGGTAAATGTAATTCCGCCGGATAGAAAGGAATTGATAAATACAGATGAAGCCGTTCCCGATGGCCCGACCATCACCGTAAGCGACGGTGAAAAGGCCCAAAACCGAACCTATCAGGATTTGCTGAGCAGCCCCAACGACGAATATAATTTTGAACAATTGGCCCTGTCGGAGATAAAAAAGATTTCGGTGGAAGGAAAAGTTTCTGATTTTCTTCCAACAGCTATGTATGATGAATTGGATTTTTCACCCGATGGCAATTATGTAATGGTGAATACAATCAAAAGACCCTTTTCCTATATCGTGCCGTATAGTCGTTTTCCATTTGAAACCAATATTTATAATAACGAAGGCAAACTTATTCAAAAAGTAAACGATGTACCGCTAAACGAAGTAGAGCCCAAGGGATTTATGGCGACCCGAATGGGCAAAAGAAGAATGGAATGGCGCGCTGATAAACCCGCAACCCTTTATTGGGCCGAGGCAATGGATAAAGGCGATCCGGAAGTAAAGGTAGATTATCGCGATGCGGTGTACGAACTGCCAGCTCCCTTCAACGGACAGGAAAAACTGCTTTTAAAAACCCAAAACCGTTACTCTGGAATTATTTGGGGAAATGACAATCTGGCCCTTGCGTCAGATTATTGGTGGAACAACCGAAATACAAAATCGTATCTCTTCAATCCTTCAAATGCTTCGGAAACGCCAAAGATTATTTTTGATAGAAATTATCAGGACAGGTATAACGACCCCGGCAATTTTGTAACCACCCGAAACGATTTTGACGAAAGGGTCCTCGAAATGGTTGATGGCAACGCCTTTCTCATGGGCGATGGTTTTTCGGAGGAAGGACAATTTCCCTTTATAGATGAATTCAACTTAAAGACCCAAAAAACAAAACGCATCTATAAATCTGAATACACCGATAAGCTGGAAAATCTGAATTCGGCAATCGATCTGAAGAAAGGGAAAATTTTGGTACGGATAGAATCGCAGAACGAATATCCCAATTATTATTTCAGAAATATTAAAAAGAAGAACGATTTAACGCCAGTAACTTCTTTTGAAAATCCTTTTAAGAGCATCCAAAATGTACACAAGGAAGTTATTAGCTACAAGCGCGATGACGGCTTGGAGCTTGAAGGAACTTTGTATCTGCCCATTGGTTACGATATGCAGAAGAAAGAAAAAATGCCGATGCTTCTTTGGGCATATCCTCGCGAATTTAAGGACAAAAACAGCGCCTCGCAAAACACCACAAACCCCAATGAATTTATTTATCCATACTACGGCTCGCCCATTTATTGGGTAACCCAGGGCTATGTGGTTTTGGACGATGCGGCCTTTCCCATTGTGGGGGAGGGTGACGAAGAACCCAACGATACTTTTAGGACTCAATTGGTGGGCAATGCCAAAGCTGCCATTGATGCCGTTGACAAGATGGGCTATATCGATAGAAATCGTGTGGGCGTGGGCGGTCATTCCTACGGTGCGTTTATGGTTGCGAACCTGTTAAGCCATTCTGACCTTTTTGCAGCGGGAATTGCCCGAAGTGGTGCTTATAACAGAACTCTTACGCCTTTCGGTTTCCAAAGTGAAGAGCGAAGTTATTGGGATTCTCCTGAAACTTATAACACAATGTCGCCCTTTATGCACGCTGATAAAATGAAGACGCCACTGTTGCTCATCCATGGGGAAGCAGATAATAATTCAGGCACCTATCCGCTACAAAGTGAGCGTTATTTCAATGCTTTAAAAGGTTTGGGAGCAACGGCAAGACTGGTTATGCTACCTAAGGAAAGCCACGGGTATAGTGCAAAGGAAAGTATACTTCATATGTTGTGGGAACAGGACCAATGGCTTGATAAATATGTAAAGAATAAAAACGAAAAACCCATACACGTTTCCGATGAAATAAAACAGTAG
- a CDS encoding T9SS type A sorting domain-containing protein produces the protein MRFKLLLFFTLFFGSFVVQAQEYLQMIDAGTYKVQEIIDSAEAYFANRDKGRGTGYKQFKRWEYNALRMMNENGYLPSVEERLTELEQWNAYLNATAASRSVLNDNWQELGPTDWNATSGWNPGVGRITGLAIEEGNENHMIIGANTGGVWRTIDGAQTWTPLCDYFSNLSVYSVAIDPLDSDTYFFGSTNGRIFKSTDAGATWNLLGTIGNSIVNKILINPSNNNIIFATAENVGIYRSTDSGVTWNEPVADTRGYDVEFKPGDLSVVYASGSGFHKSTDGGATFTTIGGFATGPKMIGVSANDPNTVYVLEATGSRFGGFYTSSNSGDSFTKINHGSLNFFGYSTSGNDNSGQAPRDMGIAVNPTNVNEVHIAGILTWRSSNGGTTFSCTSDWIPANAASQNIGYCHADVDDLQYYGTTLYAITDGGVYKAENTGAVNANYYEDLTQGLGIRQFYKIGVSQTADVIVSGGAQDNGTSFYTQATQWKDWLGADGMESFIDKTNSNIFYGTSQNGQLYRSQNGGNSYIGINEPGSGSGNWVTPFEQDPILVNTVYVGYNRVYKSSNLGGSWTSISQDLIGNLDNMKISPTNNQVMYVSRGPFLFRTEDAGATDWVQTAFPGGTINSIAIHPTNPYKIAVAITGNSRVMVSEDGGDTWIDYKKNLPNFSALALIWDNNGKDGLYLGMDYGIYYIDNTFTDWQPYSNLLPNVIINELDINNTTNMLYAATYGRGLWVSPLVDGTAGVNDTISEVSVSIYPNPARDSFTVALPKSLNAELRVFDISGKLLIYEAEALISNKHSVDVSSLSAGTYFVRINSEEGTATKKLLIN, from the coding sequence ATGCGTTTTAAATTACTTCTATTTTTTACATTATTTTTTGGTTCTTTTGTCGTTCAGGCACAAGAATATCTTCAAATGATTGATGCGGGTACCTATAAGGTACAAGAGATTATTGACAGTGCCGAGGCTTACTTTGCAAATCGAGACAAGGGACGAGGTACTGGTTATAAACAATTCAAAAGATGGGAATACAACGCCCTGCGAATGATGAATGAGAATGGGTATCTTCCAAGTGTTGAAGAACGCCTAACCGAACTAGAACAATGGAATGCTTATTTAAATGCTACTGCAGCAAGCAGATCGGTTCTTAACGACAACTGGCAGGAACTTGGCCCTACAGATTGGAACGCCACTTCGGGTTGGAATCCTGGCGTGGGCAGAATTACAGGTCTTGCCATTGAGGAGGGAAATGAGAACCACATGATAATAGGCGCAAACACTGGGGGGGTATGGAGAACTATAGATGGAGCACAAACTTGGACGCCACTGTGTGATTATTTTTCTAATCTCTCTGTTTATAGTGTTGCGATTGATCCATTAGATTCTGACACCTACTTTTTTGGTTCAACTAACGGAAGGATTTTTAAATCCACAGATGCCGGCGCAACTTGGAACTTATTAGGTACTATTGGAAACAGTATTGTAAATAAAATCTTAATAAACCCATCCAACAACAATATTATTTTTGCGACCGCGGAAAATGTAGGTATTTATAGATCGACAGATAGTGGTGTGACTTGGAATGAGCCGGTTGCAGATACAAGAGGATATGATGTAGAGTTTAAGCCAGGAGACCTGTCAGTGGTATATGCTTCAGGAAGTGGCTTTCACAAATCTACTGATGGAGGTGCTACTTTTACAACCATTGGAGGTTTTGCCACGGGCCCTAAAATGATTGGCGTTTCGGCAAATGATCCAAACACAGTGTATGTGCTTGAAGCAACAGGAAGTAGATTTGGTGGATTTTACACCTCCAGCAATAGTGGAGATAGTTTTACAAAAATAAACCATGGAAGCCTAAACTTTTTTGGATACAGCACCAGTGGAAATGATAATAGTGGTCAGGCTCCACGAGATATGGGTATAGCAGTTAATCCTACCAATGTAAATGAGGTACATATTGCAGGTATACTTACTTGGCGATCTAGCAATGGTGGAACCACTTTTAGCTGTACTTCAGACTGGATTCCAGCAAATGCCGCTTCACAAAATATTGGTTATTGTCACGCAGATGTAGATGATCTTCAATATTATGGGACTACCTTGTATGCTATTACTGACGGGGGTGTTTATAAGGCTGAGAATACGGGTGCAGTGAATGCTAATTATTATGAAGACCTGACACAAGGTTTGGGAATTAGGCAATTTTATAAAATTGGGGTTTCACAAACAGCAGATGTTATTGTATCAGGAGGTGCACAGGACAATGGAACTTCTTTTTATACACAGGCAACCCAATGGAAAGATTGGTTGGGCGCTGATGGTATGGAATCTTTCATAGATAAAACAAATTCTAATATTTTTTATGGAACCAGCCAGAACGGTCAGCTGTATAGAAGCCAAAATGGCGGTAATTCTTATATCGGTATCAATGAGCCCGGAAGTGGCTCTGGAAATTGGGTAACACCCTTTGAACAAGATCCAATCCTTGTAAATACTGTGTATGTAGGTTATAACCGTGTTTATAAATCTTCAAATTTGGGTGGCAGTTGGACAAGCATTTCCCAAGACCTTATTGGAAATCTTGACAACATGAAAATTTCACCTACCAACAATCAGGTAATGTATGTTTCAAGAGGCCCTTTTCTCTTTAGAACCGAAGATGCTGGAGCTACGGATTGGGTACAAACAGCTTTTCCCGGAGGAACAATAAACTCAATAGCGATACACCCTACAAATCCCTATAAAATTGCAGTGGCAATTACCGGAAACAGCCGCGTTATGGTTTCCGAAGATGGAGGCGATACGTGGATAGATTATAAAAAGAACCTTCCCAACTTTAGTGCCTTGGCGCTTATCTGGGATAATAATGGTAAAGATGGCCTGTACCTAGGAATGGATTATGGTATCTACTATATTGACAATACATTTACAGATTGGCAACCATACAGTAACTTATTGCCAAATGTTATCATAAATGAATTGGATATAAACAATACAACAAACATGCTGTACGCAGCAACCTATGGAAGAGGCCTATGGGTATCGCCTTTGGTAGATGGAACAGCAGGTGTTAATGATACTATTTCTGAAGTTTCAGTAAGTATTTACCCAAATCCTGCAAGGGATTCGTTTACAGTTGCATTGCCAAAATCCCTAAATGCAGAGTTAAGAGTCTTTGATATTTCTGGTAAACTACTTATCTATGAAGCAGAAGCTTTGATTTCAAATAAGCATTCGGTTGATGTTTCATCGCTTTCTGCCGGTACATATTTTGTTCGGATCAACAGTGAAGAAGGTACAGCAACCAAAAAACTTCTTATAAACTAA
- a CDS encoding sodium:solute symporter: protein MQSLHILLLILGYFLVLILISYFTNRGGSNADFFKAGKQSPWYLVAFGMIGASLSGVTFISVPGWVEASKFSYFQVVLGYTVGYAVIGTVLLPLYYRLNLTSIYTYLEGRFGNASYKTGASFFLLSRVVGASFRLYLVAVVLQNLIFDAMNIPFWVTVTITILLIWLYTFKSGIKTIVWTDTLQTLFMLIAVGVSVYYVSTDLGLSGSQLFTFIANSDMSQIFFVDDWKSADHFVKQFISGAFIAIVMTGLDQDMMQKNLTCRNLKDAQKNMFWFTIVLIIVNFVFLVLGLLLTVYAAQNGIDAHKDQLYPTLAMQNEFGIGVAVLFILGLIAAAYSSADSALTALTTSFSIDILEIEKKYEEAKQIRVRKLIHILVSLLLIAVIIIFKYVIADDSVIAKLFVFAGYTYGPLLGLYAYGLFTKWKVEDKLVPIVAILTPFLGYAISTFCTTYLNFEFGFFILILNGALTFLGLILIRTQKN, encoded by the coding sequence ATGCAATCCTTACACATATTGTTACTTATTCTTGGATATTTTTTGGTTCTAATTCTAATTTCCTATTTCACAAATAGAGGTGGCAGTAACGCTGATTTTTTTAAGGCAGGAAAACAATCGCCGTGGTATTTGGTCGCTTTTGGAATGATTGGCGCCTCTCTAAGCGGGGTTACTTTTATCTCAGTTCCGGGTTGGGTAGAGGCTTCAAAGTTTAGCTACTTTCAAGTGGTTCTAGGTTATACTGTAGGCTATGCGGTGATTGGAACCGTACTTCTTCCACTTTATTATCGTTTAAACTTAACTTCAATTTATACCTATTTGGAGGGCAGATTTGGAAATGCCTCATACAAAACCGGCGCTTCCTTTTTCCTCCTTTCAAGAGTTGTGGGGGCAAGTTTTCGACTTTATTTAGTTGCGGTTGTGCTACAAAATTTGATTTTTGACGCAATGAACATCCCCTTTTGGGTAACCGTTACCATCACTATTTTGCTAATTTGGCTTTATACTTTTAAAAGTGGGATAAAAACAATTGTATGGACAGATACGCTCCAAACCCTGTTCATGTTAATAGCTGTAGGTGTTTCGGTCTATTATGTTTCTACAGATTTAGGACTTTCGGGAAGTCAACTTTTCACTTTCATTGCCAATAGCGACATGAGCCAGATTTTCTTTGTTGATGATTGGAAATCTGCCGATCATTTTGTGAAACAATTCATTAGTGGAGCATTTATAGCAATTGTAATGACAGGGCTGGACCAAGATATGATGCAAAAAAACCTTACCTGCAGAAATCTAAAGGATGCCCAGAAAAACATGTTTTGGTTTACCATTGTCCTGATCATCGTGAATTTTGTGTTTTTGGTACTTGGGTTGCTACTGACTGTTTACGCAGCACAAAACGGAATTGACGCCCACAAAGACCAACTGTACCCCACATTAGCTATGCAGAACGAATTTGGGATTGGGGTTGCGGTTCTTTTTATTTTAGGATTGATTGCAGCGGCCTACAGTAGTGCTGATAGTGCATTAACTGCTTTAACTACTTCATTCAGTATTGATATTCTGGAAATTGAAAAAAAATATGAAGAAGCAAAACAAATACGCGTTCGCAAGCTAATTCACATCTTGGTTTCACTTTTGCTGATTGCCGTTATTATTATTTTTAAATATGTAATTGCTGATGATTCTGTAATTGCAAAACTTTTCGTTTTTGCAGGATACACTTATGGCCCCCTTTTGGGACTTTATGCTTACGGACTATTCACAAAATGGAAAGTAGAAGATAAACTTGTGCCCATAGTGGCAATATTGACTCCCTTTTTGGGGTATGCAATAAGTACCTTTTGCACCACCTATTTAAACTTTGAATTTGGATTTTTTATACTTATTTTGAACGGAGCGCTTACATTTCTCGGTCTAATATTGATTCGTACCCAAAAGAACTAA
- a CDS encoding outer membrane beta-barrel family protein, with product MKNILLLIAFITFGTLHASVDPSEKPGNIYGSVTDKILNEPLPYVAVVVKNLNGEIITGAVTDDTGKFEIHKIPEGKSQVIIQYIGYKVFTTEINITKGNEDIYLGNILLEEDIASLDEVNIVAERSTIEQRLDKKVINVGKDLSTAGPTASDIMNNLPTVSVDQQTGELSMRGNQNVRVMVDGKLSNIPVAQLLKQIPSSSIKQIELITNPSAKYNPEGMSGIINIILHKNVNVGFNGNASVGLTYKENAKFNAGLDMNYRNGKFNMYANLSNNVSKNENDGLISRSLNNSKEVIHFLDDSKSNLFKVGLDFYLNDKNTLSIFTNQNLYDGLGVGSSSIFYLDQPSLNQQQLFYFDNENISSQYNFDYKLNFEKTDHTLELEADYNIFSNETMGKYVFSGASPLENFADNDETDRNQLTVNLDYVNPLSESVKIEAGAEARLFETNIDYASNGESYNANGELVPTPSTRFEYVRDIYSLYATFGKNYEKWSYQLGARVENVSVKADTNKIRAFTNDYFQVYPSAFVTYSPSEKNQYQLSYSRRVDRPGLDQVNPIREFSTPLISSFGNINLEPQFTNSIEVNYTRNLEKGSITGGIFYRLVDNEINRAILIDRTNLDRSILTFQNFSSTDLYGIELSSNYKLTKWWSFNTSFELYKRTQKGITEAFENPTGTPTVDDIITQVTEVDNIAWNVRMSNNFTITKDLTFSAFGLYRAKNKGIQFESEPLYFVNLGARYTLWEGRGTFSVNYNDVLDSMKFVFSGNTPYPQSGEFKNESNTIYVGLSYRFGGSNYRAKSRKNRDDNTSSGGGGIF from the coding sequence ATGAAAAACATCTTATTGCTAATCGCATTCATCACATTCGGCACGCTACACGCTTCTGTTGACCCTTCAGAAAAACCGGGCAATATTTATGGTAGCGTTACAGACAAAATCCTAAACGAACCGCTTCCCTACGTAGCGGTAGTGGTAAAAAATTTAAACGGTGAAATTATTACAGGTGCAGTAACTGACGATACTGGGAAATTTGAAATCCACAAAATACCGGAAGGCAAGAGCCAAGTAATTATCCAGTATATAGGATATAAAGTTTTTACAACTGAAATAAACATCACAAAAGGAAATGAAGATATTTATTTGGGCAATATATTACTCGAAGAAGATATAGCTTCACTTGATGAGGTAAACATTGTGGCCGAAAGATCTACCATTGAACAACGTTTGGACAAAAAGGTAATAAATGTGGGCAAAGATCTTTCTACCGCTGGTCCCACAGCCTCCGATATCATGAACAACCTACCAACCGTAAGCGTTGACCAACAAACCGGTGAACTCTCCATGCGCGGCAATCAAAATGTCCGCGTAATGGTAGATGGCAAGCTTTCAAACATTCCCGTAGCGCAATTGCTGAAGCAAATTCCATCCTCATCCATTAAACAAATTGAACTCATTACCAACCCTTCGGCAAAATACAATCCTGAGGGTATGAGCGGAATAATAAATATTATTCTTCATAAAAATGTAAATGTGGGGTTCAATGGCAACGCTTCCGTAGGGCTTACCTATAAGGAAAACGCCAAATTTAACGCCGGCCTGGATATGAATTACAGAAATGGAAAGTTTAACATGTATGCCAACCTTAGCAACAATGTATCCAAAAACGAGAACGATGGGCTCATTTCTCGTTCACTAAACAATTCCAAAGAAGTAATCCACTTTTTGGATGACAGTAAATCCAATCTTTTCAAAGTGGGATTAGATTTTTATTTAAATGATAAAAACACTCTATCCATCTTCACTAACCAAAATTTATATGACGGACTGGGCGTGGGAAGTTCTTCGATATTTTATTTAGACCAACCCTCCCTCAATCAGCAACAGTTATTCTATTTTGACAATGAAAATATTTCTTCTCAATATAATTTTGATTATAAGCTGAATTTTGAAAAGACCGATCACACGCTTGAACTTGAGGCTGACTACAATATATTTTCAAATGAAACCATGGGAAAATATGTGTTCAGCGGGGCTTCACCTTTAGAAAACTTTGCAGATAATGACGAGACAGACCGTAATCAACTTACCGTAAATCTGGATTATGTGAATCCACTTTCAGAAAGTGTAAAAATTGAAGCCGGCGCGGAAGCGAGACTATTTGAAACTAATATCGATTATGCGTCCAACGGCGAAAGTTATAATGCCAATGGTGAATTGGTACCAACCCCCTCAACCCGTTTTGAATACGTACGCGATATTTATTCACTATATGCCACATTTGGAAAAAATTACGAAAAGTGGTCTTATCAGCTAGGAGCACGCGTAGAAAACGTTAGCGTAAAAGCTGACACCAACAAGATACGTGCTTTCACCAACGATTATTTTCAGGTATACCCCAGCGCTTTTGTTACCTATTCTCCCAGTGAAAAAAACCAATACCAGCTTAGTTACAGTCGTAGAGTGGATCGTCCCGGACTCGACCAGGTGAATCCAATTCGCGAATTCAGCACGCCTTTAATTTCTTCATTCGGAAACATCAATCTGGAACCACAGTTTACCAATTCAATAGAGGTCAACTATACCCGAAATTTAGAAAAGGGAAGTATCACGGGAGGAATATTTTACCGATTGGTTGATAACGAAATAAACCGCGCCATACTTATTGACCGCACAAATTTAGATAGGTCCATTCTCACCTTTCAAAATTTTAGCAGCACGGATTTATACGGAATTGAACTTTCGTCAAATTACAAACTTACAAAGTGGTGGAGCTTCAATACAAGTTTTGAACTTTACAAACGAACCCAAAAGGGAATTACCGAAGCATTTGAAAATCCAACAGGAACTCCCACAGTTGACGACATAATAACACAAGTGACGGAAGTAGACAACATAGCTTGGAATGTAAGAATGTCGAATAATTTTACGATTACCAAAGATCTTACGTTTTCGGCCTTTGGACTTTATCGCGCAAAAAACAAGGGTATCCAGTTTGAATCGGAACCCCTATATTTCGTCAATTTGGGAGCGCGTTATACTTTATGGGAAGGCCGCGGAACATTCAGTGTAAATTATAACGACGTTTTGGATTCTATGAAGTTTGTTTTCAGCGGTAATACGCCCTACCCACAGAGCGGGGAGTTTAAAAACGAGAGTAATACTATTTACGTTGGCTTATCCTATAGGTTTGGAGGAAGTAATTACCGTGCTAAGAGCAGAAAAAACAGAGACGACAACACATCATCTGGAGGCGGTGGAATTTTTTAG